The Falco cherrug isolate bFalChe1 chromosome 6, bFalChe1.pri, whole genome shotgun sequence genome window below encodes:
- the LOC102053587 gene encoding 24-hydroxycholesterol 7-alpha-hydroxylase isoform X2: MMKGKMGPSNLHMFMGTLCKELHEHMARLGTGGTGDLNDLVRHVMYPAVVNTLFGKGICPTSQSEIKEFEEHFQKYDEDFEYASQMPECFLRNWSKSKKWLLNLFEKVVSDAERTNPSETTSKTLLHHLLDNLQGKHLAPNYGLLMLWASQANAVPIAFWTLVFILSCPSIYKKIMEDLASVFGKAGKDQLEVSEEDLKKLPFIKWCTLEAIRLRSPGAITKKVVNPIRIQNFTIPAGDMLMLSPYWLHRNPKYFPDPEMFKPDRWKEANLEKNAFLDSFVAFGGGKHQCPGRWFAIMEIQLFVVLFLYKYKFVLLDAVPKESPLHLVGTQQPMAPFWVQYKCRE; encoded by the exons atgatgaaaggaaaaatgggtCCCTCCAATCTGCACATGTTCATGGGCACTTTGTGTAAGGAACTACATGAGCACATGGCACGTCTGGGCACAGGGGGCACAGGCGACCTCAATGACCTGGTAAG GCACGTCATGTATCCAGCAGTGGTGAACACTTTGTTTGGAAAAGGCATCTGCCCAACAAGTCAGAGTGAAATCAAGGAGTTTgaagaacattttcagaagtacGATGAGGACTTTGAATACGCTTCTCAGATGCCTGAGTGCTTCCTGAG GAACTGGTCTAAATCCAAAAAATGGCTTCTAAATTTATTTGAGAAAGTAGTGTCAGATGCTGAAAGGACCAACCCTTCAGAGACCACATCCAAG ACACTACTGCATCATCTCCTGGATAACTTGCAAGGAAAACATCTAGCTCCCAATTACGGTCTCCTAATGCTCTGGGCTTCGCAAGCAAATGCTGTCCCT ATTGCATTTTGGACCCTTGTTTTCATACTCTCTTGTCCTTCCATTTACAAGAAAATCATGGAAGACCTGGCTTCTGTTTTTGGCAAAGCAG GTAAAGATCAGCTAGAAGTCTCTGAAGAGGACCTTAAGAAGCTGCCTTTTATTAAATGGTGCACTTTGGAAGCCATACGGCTGAGGTCTCCAGGTGCAATCACCAAGAAAGTAGTAAACCCAATAAGAATTCAG aatttcaccatccctgcaggtgACATGCTGATGTTGTCACCGTATTGGTTGCACagaaatccaaaatattttcctgaccCAGAAATGTTCAAACCT GATCGTTGGAAAGAGGCAAATTTAGAGAAGAATGCTTTCTTGGACAGCTTTGTGGCATTTGGAGGAGGGAAGCATCAGTGTCCAGGAAG GTGGTTTGCTATCATGGAAATCCAGTTGTTCGTTGTGCTATTCctatacaaatataaatttgtGCTTTTGGATGCAGTACCAAAGGAG AGCCCTTTACATTTGGTGGGGACACAGCAACCCATGGCACCGTTCTGGGTCCAGTACAAATGCCGGGAATAA
- the LOC102053587 gene encoding 24-hydroxycholesterol 7-alpha-hydroxylase isoform X1 → MALAVLLAAVLGLLIVKAVLFQLRNPDSPPCIRSWIPWFGAAFQFGKAPLEFIEQARSKHGPVFTIFALGKRFTFVTEEEGTEAFFKSKDLNFEQAVQQAVENTVSVPAEAFYQNHSNLYSMMKGKMGPSNLHMFMGTLCKELHEHMARLGTGGTGDLNDLVRHVMYPAVVNTLFGKGICPTSQSEIKEFEEHFQKYDEDFEYASQMPECFLRNWSKSKKWLLNLFEKVVSDAERTNPSETTSKTLLHHLLDNLQGKHLAPNYGLLMLWASQANAVPIAFWTLVFILSCPSIYKKIMEDLASVFGKAGKDQLEVSEEDLKKLPFIKWCTLEAIRLRSPGAITKKVVNPIRIQNFTIPAGDMLMLSPYWLHRNPKYFPDPEMFKPDRWKEANLEKNAFLDSFVAFGGGKHQCPGRWFAIMEIQLFVVLFLYKYKFVLLDAVPKESPLHLVGTQQPMAPFWVQYKCRE, encoded by the exons ATGGCTCTGGCTGTCCTCTTGGCAGCAGTCCTGGGACTTCTTATTGTCAAGgctgttttgtttcagctgagAAACCCGGACTCCCCTCCTTGCATCAGGAGCTGGATCCCTTGGTTTGGAGCTGCGTTTCAGTTTGGGAAAGCTCCTCTGGAGTTTATAGAGCAAGCTAGAAGCAAG CATGGCCCTGTATTCACAATATTTGCTCTGGGAAAACGGTTTACTTTTGTGACTGAGGAAGAAGGcactgaagcattttttaaatcaaaagacTTAAATTTTGAACAGGCAGTACAACAAGCTGTCGAGAACACAG tTTCTGTCCCGGCAGAAGCATTTTATCAGAACCACAGTAATCTCTACAGcatgatgaaaggaaaaatgggtCCCTCCAATCTGCACATGTTCATGGGCACTTTGTGTAAGGAACTACATGAGCACATGGCACGTCTGGGCACAGGGGGCACAGGCGACCTCAATGACCTGGTAAG GCACGTCATGTATCCAGCAGTGGTGAACACTTTGTTTGGAAAAGGCATCTGCCCAACAAGTCAGAGTGAAATCAAGGAGTTTgaagaacattttcagaagtacGATGAGGACTTTGAATACGCTTCTCAGATGCCTGAGTGCTTCCTGAG GAACTGGTCTAAATCCAAAAAATGGCTTCTAAATTTATTTGAGAAAGTAGTGTCAGATGCTGAAAGGACCAACCCTTCAGAGACCACATCCAAG ACACTACTGCATCATCTCCTGGATAACTTGCAAGGAAAACATCTAGCTCCCAATTACGGTCTCCTAATGCTCTGGGCTTCGCAAGCAAATGCTGTCCCT ATTGCATTTTGGACCCTTGTTTTCATACTCTCTTGTCCTTCCATTTACAAGAAAATCATGGAAGACCTGGCTTCTGTTTTTGGCAAAGCAG GTAAAGATCAGCTAGAAGTCTCTGAAGAGGACCTTAAGAAGCTGCCTTTTATTAAATGGTGCACTTTGGAAGCCATACGGCTGAGGTCTCCAGGTGCAATCACCAAGAAAGTAGTAAACCCAATAAGAATTCAG aatttcaccatccctgcaggtgACATGCTGATGTTGTCACCGTATTGGTTGCACagaaatccaaaatattttcctgaccCAGAAATGTTCAAACCT GATCGTTGGAAAGAGGCAAATTTAGAGAAGAATGCTTTCTTGGACAGCTTTGTGGCATTTGGAGGAGGGAAGCATCAGTGTCCAGGAAG GTGGTTTGCTATCATGGAAATCCAGTTGTTCGTTGTGCTATTCctatacaaatataaatttgtGCTTTTGGATGCAGTACCAAAGGAG AGCCCTTTACATTTGGTGGGGACACAGCAACCCATGGCACCGTTCTGGGTCCAGTACAAATGCCGGGAATAA
- the SLC25A27 gene encoding mitochondrial uncoupling protein 4 isoform X1, with product MSPAEEKSLPLAERWPRASKLALSACAAAVAELVTFPLDLTKTRLQVQGEAAVHRNGAATSQAAPYRGMLRTAAGIVQEEGLQKLWQGATPAVYRHIVYSGIRMVAYEHLRDSVLGRAEDESFPFWKAVVGGMSAGAIGQFFASPTDLVKVQMQMEGKRKLEGKPLRFRGVHHAFMKILSKGGIRGLWAGWLPNVQRAALVNMGGTYLTTYDTVKHFLLLNTSLSDNSVTHSVASCCSGLVAAVLGTPADVVKTRIMNQPRDKQGRGLLYKSSMDCLIQTVKGEGFMSLYKGFIPTWMRMAPWSLVFWLTYEQIRRISGISSF from the exons ATGTcacctgcagaagagaagagcTTACCTCTTGCAGAGAGATGGCCCCGAGCCAGCAAATTGGCTCTGTcagcctgtgcagcagctgtggcagaacTAG tGACATTTCCCCTGGATCTCACAAAAACTCGACTGCAGGTCCAAGGTGAAGCTGCTGTTCATCGCAATGGAGCTGccaccagccaggcagccccttACCGCGGCATGCTGCGCACTGCAGCTGGCATTGTGCAAGAAGAGGGCTTACAAAAGCTCTGGCAAGGAGCCACACCAGCCGTCTACCGCCACATAG TGTACTCTGGCATTCGGATGGTTGCGTATGAACATCTCCGTGACTCCGTGCTTGGCAGGGCTGAGGATGAAAGCTTTCCTTTCTG GAAAGCTGTAGTTGGAGGCATGTCTGCAGGTGCCATCGGACAGTTTTTCGCCAGCCCAACTGATCTGGTGAAGGTGCAGATGCagatggaggggaaaaggaagttGGAAGGAAAGCCGTTACG GTTTCGAGGAGTGCACCATGCATTTATGAAGATCCTGTCTAAAGGAGGAATACGGGGGCTTTGGGCTGGATGGCTGCCCAATGTCCAGAGAGCTGCTCTGGTGAACATGGGAGGTACCT ATCTGACAACTTATGACACAGTGAAACACTTCTTGCTTCTGAACACGTCACTTTCAGACAACAGCGTGACTCACAGTGTTGCCAG TTGCTGTTCTGGCCTGGTGGCAGCTGTTCTGGGAACTCCTGCTGATGTGGTCAAAACACGGATAATGAACCAGCCGAGGGATAAGCAGGGAAG AGGTCTGCTGTACAAGTCTTCCATGGACTGCTTGATTCAGACTGTAAAGGGTGAAGGGTTTATGTCTCTATACAAAGGCTTTATACCAACCTGGATGCGAATG GCTCCTTGGTCACTGGTATTCTGGCTTACATATGAACAAATCAGAAGGATTAGTGGCATTAGTTCTTTTTAA
- the SLC25A27 gene encoding mitochondrial uncoupling protein 4 isoform X2 translates to MSPAEEKSLPLAERWPRASKLALSACAAAVAELVTFPLDLTKTRLQVQGEAAVHRNGAATSQAAPYRGMLRTAAGIVQEEGLQKLWQGATPAVYRHIVYSGIRMVAYEHLRDSVLGRAEDESFPFWKAVVGGMSAGAIGQFFASPTDLVKVQMQMEGKRKLEGKPLRFRGVHHAFMKILSKGGIRGLWAGWLPNVQRAALVNMGDLTTYDTVKHFLLLNTSLSDNSVTHSVASCCSGLVAAVLGTPADVVKTRIMNQPRDKQGRGLLYKSSMDCLIQTVKGEGFMSLYKGFIPTWMRMAPWSLVFWLTYEQIRRISGISSF, encoded by the exons ATGTcacctgcagaagagaagagcTTACCTCTTGCAGAGAGATGGCCCCGAGCCAGCAAATTGGCTCTGTcagcctgtgcagcagctgtggcagaacTAG tGACATTTCCCCTGGATCTCACAAAAACTCGACTGCAGGTCCAAGGTGAAGCTGCTGTTCATCGCAATGGAGCTGccaccagccaggcagccccttACCGCGGCATGCTGCGCACTGCAGCTGGCATTGTGCAAGAAGAGGGCTTACAAAAGCTCTGGCAAGGAGCCACACCAGCCGTCTACCGCCACATAG TGTACTCTGGCATTCGGATGGTTGCGTATGAACATCTCCGTGACTCCGTGCTTGGCAGGGCTGAGGATGAAAGCTTTCCTTTCTG GAAAGCTGTAGTTGGAGGCATGTCTGCAGGTGCCATCGGACAGTTTTTCGCCAGCCCAACTGATCTGGTGAAGGTGCAGATGCagatggaggggaaaaggaagttGGAAGGAAAGCCGTTACG GTTTCGAGGAGTGCACCATGCATTTATGAAGATCCTGTCTAAAGGAGGAATACGGGGGCTTTGGGCTGGATGGCTGCCCAATGTCCAGAGAGCTGCTCTGGTGAACATGGGAG ATCTGACAACTTATGACACAGTGAAACACTTCTTGCTTCTGAACACGTCACTTTCAGACAACAGCGTGACTCACAGTGTTGCCAG TTGCTGTTCTGGCCTGGTGGCAGCTGTTCTGGGAACTCCTGCTGATGTGGTCAAAACACGGATAATGAACCAGCCGAGGGATAAGCAGGGAAG AGGTCTGCTGTACAAGTCTTCCATGGACTGCTTGATTCAGACTGTAAAGGGTGAAGGGTTTATGTCTCTATACAAAGGCTTTATACCAACCTGGATGCGAATG GCTCCTTGGTCACTGGTATTCTGGCTTACATATGAACAAATCAGAAGGATTAGTGGCATTAGTTCTTTTTAA